The Chlamydia poikilotherma DNA segment TCTTTCCATCCTGTCATATAAACTAAAGAAGAAAGACTCAATCCTAATAATAGATAAGTAATCTGACGAATTAGAGCTTTATGCGTACTGCAAGTCAGAGAACGATCGAGAATTTCAGCTGAAGAAGTATCAAAAACCATAACTAGACCTAGAGAAAAAATCCCTAACAAACATGAAACAATGAACCACTTCATATTAGGCCTAGAGGGAGATTACCGTATGCGCAACTGATCTCCAGGTCTAAGTCTGCGCGCCTTATGCTCATCAAGATCATTCATTCTTAGCAAGTCTTCAAGACGGATATGATTACGTAAAGCTATAGTCCAAGGACTATCGCCTTCTTGAACAGTATAGAAATCTTCAGCAGTGGAGATTTTCACTTGAGATTTTTTAGTTTCTTCTTGCTTATCCGATATGGGGACCTTTAATACCTGACCTATCTTCAATTGTGTGGAAGATAGATCATTAATCTGCATAAGAACAGCTACGGTCGTATGATTTGCCTTAGCAATACGCTCTAGGAAATCTCCTTTTTTCACAATAACCGTCGCATAGGCTTCTTTTTTAGGAGCTTCTTTAACAACTTGGACT contains these protein-coding regions:
- a CDS encoding lytic transglycosylase, which codes for MNRRDTIIIATLVNAVLVLVLFTTAKYADKKNTDVLLPPLPAKLVEVVPSMEKAQEKVEKPIVETVPQRVSKEELAAQFAENKPVVVKAPPANNVPQTPPSVPITNPISHEPKVQVVKEAPKKEAYATVIVKKGDFLERIAKANHTTVAVLMQINDLSSTQLKIGQVLKVPISDKQEETKKSQVKISTAEDFYTVQEGDSPWTIALRNHIRLEDLLRMNDLDEHKARRLRPGDQLRIR